One window of the Epinephelus moara isolate mb chromosome 24, YSFRI_EMoa_1.0, whole genome shotgun sequence genome contains the following:
- the sema3fa gene encoding sema domain, immunoglobulin domain (Ig), short basic domain, secreted, (semaphorin) 3Fa: MTTVFSLQNDDGGHCCLVNKWSTFLKARLICSVPGADGIETHFDELRDVYIQPTQDTKNPVIYGVFSVSGAVFKGSAVCVYSMADIRMVFNGPFAHKEGPNYQWVAYTGKIPYPRPGTCPGGTFTPNMKSTKDYPDEVINFMRNHPTMYNAVYPVHKRPLVVRTNVDYEFTTIAVDQVTAADGSYEVLFLGTDRGTVQKVIVLPRDDLQTEELVLEEVEVFKVPTPITTMKISSKRQQLYVGSVLGVTHLALHRCDVYGEVCADCCLARDPYCAWDGKSCSRYSSSQKRRSRRQDVKYGNPIRQCRGYNSNTNKNTLETVQYGVEGSTTFLECQARSPHVSLKWHLQKENSDRRKEIRSEGRILKTEQGLLIRSLQSSDSGIYQCTSTEKNFKHTLVKLQLVVLSSRTVNNVLVETGSPALPPLQSSAWTPSAGQYKDLLTILSQPEMGLINQYCQDYWQLGDSGLGDNKAKSLKELKEQKKPRNRRHHDEQTTPAET, encoded by the exons ATGACTACTGTCTTTTCCCTACAGAATGATGACGGCGGACACTGCTGTCTGGTCAACAAGTGGAGCACGTTCCTGAAAGCTCGGCTCATCTGCTCGGTGCCTGGAGCTGACGGCATCGAGACACACTTTGATGAACTAA GGGATGTGTATATCCAGCCGACTCAAGACACCAAGAACCCTGTCATCTACGGAGTCTTCTCAGTCTCAGG AGCTGTGTTTAAAGGCTCGGCTGTGTGCGTCTACTCCATGGCCGACATCCGTATGGTCTTCAACGGGCCTTTTGCCCACAAGGAGGGGCCCAACTACCAGTGGGTAGCGTACACTGGGAAGATCCCCTACCCACGACCTGGCACT TGTCCTGGAGGCACTTTCACCCCCAACATGAAATCCACAAAGGATTACCCAGACGAGGTGATCAACTTCATGAGAAACCACCCCACCATGTACAATGCTGTATACCCAGTACACAAGCGCCCCCTGGTGGTCAGAACCAACGTGGACTATGAGTTCACCACAATTGCAGTGGACCAGGTGACAGCCGCAGACGGGAGCTACGAGGTGCTCTTCCTGGGCACAG ATCGGGGGACGGTCCAGAAAGTGATTGTCCTGCCAAGAGACGACTTGCAGACAGAGGAGCTGGTCTTAGAGGAAGTGGAGGTCTTCAAG GTTCCCACACCGATTACCACCATGAAGATTTCATCAAAACGG CAACAACTGTATGTGGGATCAGTCTTGGGGGTGACCCACCTGGCTCTGCATCGCTGTGATGTGTACGGGGAGGTCTGCGCTGACTGCTGCCTGGCCAGAGACCCGTACTGCGCCTGGGACGGCAAATCCTGCTCCAGATATTCATCCTCACAGAAGAG ACGGAGCCGTCGGCAGGATGTAAAGTATGGCAACCCGATTCGCCAGTGCAGAGGTTACAACTCTAACA CCAATAAGAATACTCTGGAGACTGTGCAGTACGGGGTGGAGGGCAGCACTACGTTCCTGGAGTGCCAGGCCAGGTCTCCTCATGTGTCTCTGAAGTGGCACCTGCAGAAGGAAAACAGCGACAGGAGAAAAGAG ATTCGCTCAGAGGGCCGCATCCTAAAAACAGAACAGGGTCTCCTGATCCGCTCACTGCAGTCCTCCGACAGCGGCATCTACCAGTGCACATCCACAGAGAAAAACTTCAAACACACGCTCGTCAAACTGCAGCTTGTGGTCCTTTCCAGTCGCACGGTCAACAACGTGTTGGTGGAAACCGGCAGCCCCgccctccctcctctgcagTCCAGCGCCTGGACTCCCAGCGCCGGTCAGTATAAAGACCTGCTGACCATCCTAAGCCAGCCGGAGATGGGCCTGATCAACCAGTACTGCCAGGATTACTGGCAGCTCGGAGACAGCGGCCTGGGAGACAACAAAGCCAAAAGCCTGAAGGAGCTGAAAGAACAGAAGAAGCCTCGCAACCGCCGGCATCATGATGAGCAAACAACTCCAGCTGAGACATGA